One Hevea brasiliensis isolate MT/VB/25A 57/8 chromosome 5, ASM3005281v1, whole genome shotgun sequence genomic region harbors:
- the LOC131180073 gene encoding uncharacterized protein LOC131180073, translated as MDDEDFQLQDHAVDLSQPSVSNDALLVLADTETTPTIVQIPRQLPRNELEQLIPKDWLTNYERLHSTSQPIQITESSFRRNPDGTVQTSFQPPRHSTGSLPVFQTMMVQPLEKEQDDYPAGAVTLDNHYIYPQKIDGHCPWDLPGSGACDEDCDCRDNYWENEYDHPLFDKNWRKLTKQTRRASCKSQQVLRRDYPDSSPWIGIHEETKQKEPLPIYEFALEIIRKEGKKLPPLKPVSSPPTSLPLIFLH; from the exons ATGGACGACGAGGACTTCCA GTTGCAAGATCATGCAGTAGATCTATCTCAGCCATCTGTATCAAATGATGCTCTGCTTGTGCTAGCAGACACTGAAACTACTCCAACAATTGTTCAGATACCTAGGCAACTGCCTAGAAATGAACTTGAACAGCTCATCCCAAAGGATTGGTTAACCAATTATGAAAGGCTTCATTCAACCTCCCAACCAATCCAGATCACAGAATCTTCTTTCAGAAGGAATCCTGATGGAACAGTACAGACTTCCTTCCAGCCACCACGGCATTCCACAGGATCCTTGCCTGTATTCCAGACCATGATGGTCCAGCCATTAGAAAAGGAGCAAGACGACTATCCCGCTGGAGCAGTAACACTAGACAATCATTACATCTATCCTCAGAAAATAGATGGTCACTGCCCCTGGGATCTCCCAGGTTCTGGAGCATGCGATGAAGATTGTGACTGTCGTGACAATTACTGGGAAAATGAATATGACCATCCTCTGTTTGACAAAAATTGGAGGAAGCTCACCAAACAAACAAGAAGAGCCTCTTGCAAGTCACAACAAGTTCTCAGAAGAGACTATCCAGATAGTAGCCCATGGATTGGTATCCATGAGGAAACCAAGCAGAAGGAGCCTCTTCCCATCTATGAGTTTGCCCTTGAGATCATcagaaaggaaggaaagaaacTGCCCCCTCTCAAACCAGTTTCTTCCCCTCCGACTTCACTTCCTTTG ATTTTCCTCCATTAG
- the LOC110647898 gene encoding auxin response factor 2A, with amino-acid sequence MTIAGSSADNDGNGIVVADSGDELYKELWHACAGPLVTVPRRGELIYYFPQGHIEQVQASTNQVADQQMPSYNLPAKILCRVVNVQLKAEPDTDEVFAQITLLPQLEQDEKLVEEALPSPTRPRVHSFCKTLTASDTSTHGGFSVLRRHADECLPPLDMSLQPPAQELVARDLLGSEWHFRHIFRGQPRRHLLQSGWSLFVSAKKLVAGDAFIFLRSENGEIRVGVRRAMRQPSNVPPSVISSHSMHIGILATAWHAVSTGTMFTVYYKPRTSPAEFIIPVDKYAESVKNSFTIGMRFKMRFEAEEAPEQRFSGTVIGVENTDPERWPASKWRCLKVRWDETSPLHRPERVSPWEIEPALAPLGPLPVCRIKRSRSNMAMPSADSAAVIKKDNGLSRDLKDQENATLRGTLAVSKYQETTQNPTGWSSSQVRDQNGTSFGKRRFGHESRNPQVVPGEKYMNSSLGQGPSFNMFKSRMEPHALKDKEMQCHTSLNMEVDYQTGRWILPQGYAGNSALAAQKLHPLSVQQHEEVKSKGDGNCKLFGISLMSNPVPTEPAMLHEKLMLRPKGQFDNASDHLQDLGSNLSLQQLLHPKCSERVIRHEEEQNSFLTRRCVKVQKQGIGVGRCVDLTKFNGYDEFMAELDQIFEFNGELIASNKNWLVVFTDDEGDMMLVGDDPWQEFCSMVHGIFVYTREEINRMNSRSLITYLEENSSIADHIAGKIDQKHLPTVSTT; translated from the exons ATGACTATCGCCGGTAGTTCCGCGGATAATGACGGCAATGGAATCGTGGTTGCCG ATTCTGGAGATGAATTGTACAAGGAGCTGTGGCACGCATGTGCTGGCCCTCTGGTGACGGTGCCTCGCCGAGGAGAACTCATTTATTACTTTCCTCAGGGTCATATCGAGCAG GTGCAAGCATCGACGAATCAGGTGGCTGATCAGCAAATGCCTTCTTATAATCTTCCTGCGAAAATTTTATGTCGTGTGGTCAATGTTCAATTAAAG GCCGAACCAGACACAGATGAAGTTTTTGCTCAAATAACTTTGCTCCCTCAACTTGAA CAAGATGAAAAATTGGTCGAGGAGGCTTTGCCTTCACCTACACGTCCGCGGGTACATTCCTTTTGTAAGACTCTTACAGCCTCAGATACAAGTACTCATGGTGGATTTTCAGTATTGAGACGCCATGCTGATGAATGCCTTCCTCCACTG GACATGTCTTTGCAACCTCCAGCGCAGGAGTTGGTGGCAAGGGATTTGCTTGGAAGTGAGTGGCATTTTCGCCACATCTTTAGAG GTCAACCACGGAGGCACCTTCTTCAAAGTGGTTGGAGTCTTTTTGTGAGCGCCAAAAAGCTTGTAGCGGGAGATGCATTTATTTTTCTCAG AAGTGAAAATGGGGAGATTCGAGTAGGAGTAAGACGTGCTATGAGGCAGCCAAGTAATGTTCCACCTTCTGTCATATCTAGCCACAGTATGCATATCGGCATCCTTGCTACTGCATGGCATGCTGTTTCAACAGGAACAATGTTCACGGTCTACTACAAACCAAG GACTAGTCCTGCTGAGTTTATTATTCCAGTTGATAAATATGCGGAGTCTGTCAAGAACAGCTTTACCATAGGGATGAGGTTCAAAATGAGGTTTGAAGCTGAAGAAGCTCCAGAGCAGAG GTTTTCAGGTACAGTGATTGGGGTTGAAAATACTGATCCCGAGAGGTGGCCTGCTTCAAAGTGGAGATGCCTCAAG GTACGTTGGGATGAAACTTCTCCTCTTCATCGTCCAGAGAGGGTTTCCCCTTGGGAAATAGAACCTGCTTTGGCTCCTTTAGGTCCCCTTCCAGTATGCCGAATCAAAAGATCCCGTTCAAATATGGCAATGCCATCTGCTGATTCTGCTGCTGTAATAAAGAAAG ATAATGGATTATCTAGAGATCTGAAAGATCAAGAAAATGCAACCTTGAGAGGCACACTTGCTGTGAGTAAATACCAAGAAACTACTCAAAATCCTACCGGATGGAGTTCATCACAAGTTAGGGATCAAAATGGCACTTCTTTCGGTAAGAGAAGATTTGGACATGAAAGCAGGAATCCTCAAGTGGTGCCTGGAGAGAAGTATATGAATTCATCATTAGGACAAG GTCCCTCATTTAACATGTTCAAGTCCAGAATGGAGCCTCATGCTTTAAAAGATAAAGAGATGCAATGCCATACTTCTTTGAATATGGAGGTTGATTATCAGACCGGACGATGGATTTTGCCCCAGGGATATGCTGGTAATTCTGCTCTGGCAGCACAAAAACTGCATCCTTTGTCTGTGCAACAGCATGAGGAGGTAAAATCTAAAGGAGATGGAAATTGTAAACTTTTTGGTATCTCCCTCATGAGCAATCCTGTGCCAACAGAGCCAGCAATGCTGCATGAAAAGTTAATGCTTAGGCCAAAAGGGCAATTTGATAATGCCTCAGACCATTTGCAAGACTTGGGCTCTAATCTATCATTGCAACAATTGTTGCATCCAAAGTGTTCTGAGCGCGTGATTAGACATGAGGAAGAGCAGAATTCTTTTTTGACCAGAAGATGCGTAAAG GTTCAGAAGCAAGGAATTGGGGTTGGGAGGTGTGTGGACCTGACAAAGTTTAATGGCTATGATGAATTCATGGCAGAACTTGATcagatttttgaattcaatggtgaaTTAATCGCTTCAAACAAAAACTGGTTGGTCGTTTTCACTGATGACGAGGGTGACATGATGCTTGTGGGAGATGATCCCTGGCA GGAATTCTGTAGCATGGTCCACGGGATCTTTGTCTACACGCGAGAGGAGATAAACAGGATGAATTCACGATCCCTAATTACGTATTTGGAAGAAAATTCATCGATTGCAGACCATATAGCTGGAAAGATAGATCAAAAGCATCTTCCTACTGTGAGCACCACCTAG